In Candidatus Latescibacterota bacterium, the following are encoded in one genomic region:
- a CDS encoding DASS family sodium-coupled anion symporter, whose protein sequence is MSFEILTQKNIKTLIILSIALAAGYAVTLIRPDGLSDAGRITFGIFTTAALLWIIEPFPLYVTSFIIVFLEVVFLGRFGGPLGLDKSGYTMFLTPFFGSVVLLFLGGFVMASAVKRYGLDERISRSILRHVGTRPSRVLLGMMITTAFLSMWMSNTATTALMIAVAIPVIKSIPHEEPFRKAIILGIPFAANIGGIGTPIGTPPNAIAMGILEQMGRGMSFAGWMLRGIPVVIVLLTICWILLCRLFPAGVKNINMSIPVDEEKLDHKSIFILVVFAVVVLLWLTGGIHGIPSSIVAIIPLVVFFGLGLLGDDDLKEMGWGILFIIGGGMSLGVAMKQSGLADWIVGLIPFAGMEIFLILLIFAVAAAVMTTFISNSATANLLMPIVTGIAAVAPETSAVTVAIAASAAMILPISTPPNAIAYGSGYVQIRDMIKGGSIITAISTVFITLFIYFLF, encoded by the coding sequence ATGAGTTTCGAGATCCTGACACAGAAGAACATCAAAACACTCATTATCCTGTCGATCGCCCTGGCTGCCGGATACGCCGTCACTCTCATTCGCCCTGACGGGCTGAGTGATGCGGGGCGGATTACTTTCGGCATCTTCACTACGGCAGCCCTCCTCTGGATAATCGAACCCTTTCCGCTTTATGTCACATCTTTTATCATCGTCTTCCTGGAAGTGGTCTTTCTCGGCAGGTTCGGAGGTCCTCTGGGGCTGGATAAAAGTGGCTACACCATGTTCCTGACCCCGTTCTTCGGGTCGGTCGTCCTGCTCTTCCTGGGGGGATTCGTGATGGCCAGCGCCGTCAAAAGGTACGGTCTGGACGAAAGGATATCCAGATCCATCCTCCGCCATGTCGGGACAAGGCCCTCTCGCGTCCTTCTCGGCATGATGATCACAACTGCATTTCTTTCCATGTGGATGTCCAATACGGCTACCACCGCGCTGATGATCGCCGTAGCCATTCCCGTCATCAAATCCATTCCGCATGAGGAACCTTTCAGAAAAGCGATCATTCTTGGCATACCCTTCGCCGCAAATATCGGAGGGATTGGGACACCCATAGGCACACCGCCAAATGCGATAGCGATGGGCATCCTCGAACAGATGGGCCGCGGGATGTCTTTCGCCGGCTGGATGCTCCGGGGTATTCCGGTGGTAATAGTATTACTCACCATATGCTGGATCCTGCTCTGCCGGCTCTTCCCGGCAGGGGTCAAAAATATAAACATGTCGATTCCAGTGGACGAAGAGAAGCTGGACCATAAATCGATTTTCATCCTTGTCGTCTTCGCCGTCGTCGTCCTCCTCTGGCTGACCGGAGGTATCCATGGGATACCCTCATCGATCGTAGCCATCATTCCTCTCGTCGTATTCTTCGGGCTGGGCCTTCTCGGCGATGATGACCTGAAGGAAATGGGCTGGGGGATCCTTTTCATAATCGGGGGCGGAATGAGCCTGGGAGTGGCCATGAAACAGAGCGGCCTCGCCGACTGGATCGTCGGCTTGATTCCCTTCGCGGGAATGGAGATATTCCTCATACTGTTGATATTCGCTGTCGCGGCGGCAGTGATGACTACGTTCATATCCAACAGCGCGACTGCCAACCTGCTGATGCCGATAGTGACAGGAATAGCCGCCGTAGCACCGGAGACCAGCGCGGTCACGGTAGCAATCGCAGCCTCAGCAGCCATGATACTTCCTATAAGCACTCCACCGAACGCTATCGCCTACGGTTCGGGCTACGTTCAGATAAGAGACATGATTAAGGGTGGCTCGATAATCACCGCCATTTCAACAGTGTTTATAACATTGTTTATTTACTTCCTGTTCTAA
- a CDS encoding phosphatase PAP2 family protein yields the protein MNFRILIYVSAALVMMTFLPVPSSATETGDVDAPDLGAFRLLNGKAVNPFFDLLMPIVTDFRKWRIVLVLVWVALMIFGKAKGRWAALMMIPLVAATDQLCASLIKPLVGRMRPCEVLGGVHLWHGIEGWITTPMEVVRSYKSSFSFPSNHAANMTGAMLFLGLVYRKSLIYLLVIAFAVSYSRIYIGVHWPLDVLAGMIIGASLAFLAWTAFKWIYRPARKKQVETPGEKQ from the coding sequence ATGAATTTCAGGATATTGATATATGTTTCGGCAGCACTTGTCATGATGACATTTCTCCCGGTTCCGTCATCAGCAACGGAGACAGGTGACGTCGACGCGCCCGACCTGGGCGCCTTCCGGCTCCTCAACGGAAAAGCGGTAAACCCATTCTTCGACCTGTTGATGCCGATCGTCACCGACTTCAGAAAGTGGAGGATCGTTCTTGTCCTCGTTTGGGTTGCGCTGATGATCTTCGGCAAGGCAAAAGGCCGGTGGGCAGCCCTTATGATGATCCCGCTCGTCGCGGCAACGGACCAGCTTTGCGCTTCCCTCATTAAACCGCTTGTAGGACGGATGAGACCTTGCGAAGTCCTGGGCGGAGTCCACCTCTGGCATGGCATAGAAGGATGGATAACCACCCCCATGGAAGTAGTTCGAAGCTATAAATCGTCATTCTCCTTTCCGTCCAATCACGCGGCCAACATGACAGGGGCCATGCTGTTTCTCGGACTGGTCTACAGAAAGAGTCTTATATATCTGCTGGTAATAGCATTTGCCGTATCCTATTCCCGGATCTATATCGGCGTCCACTGGCCTCTTGACGTCCTTGCGGGAATGATCATAGGTGCCTCGCTCGCCTTTCTTGCGTGGACAGCCTTCAAATGGATCTACCGCCCTGCCAGAAAAAAGCAGGTAGAAACTCCTGGAGAAAAACAATGA
- a CDS encoding glycosyltransferase family 4 protein: MKDPAENMLKICRIASFPSIDSQGVGLPGYQLCKAMENPTLFLTRKTADPLPVGDHIDLRMIDYSSPAFSERLNAGVALKKIFGLLKFLLVSINPMTRFHPDILHIHSPLYLLHAAWARFILRSKICMTFHGSDLLRIKKNPFLKWVLPRLVDLFFHVSLSMRADLQSFLPHSRIIYTPNGVDLDKFRDLGLSRKKQVVAVGNLRWQKGYKYLIDAFSTLTDTQYDLVIAGEGPLRDELENQIEEAGLTGKVRMPGRLDHDQLVKLLGESSIYVMSSVSEGFPKALLEAMACGLPVVTTDAGCCQEVAVDAGICVDCSDSEALAAALRMIIEDQGLRHSLASRAAASAPMYSWDVSCDIVSSAYDSLCV, translated from the coding sequence TTGAAAGATCCTGCCGAGAATATGCTGAAGATCTGCCGCATCGCTTCATTTCCGTCAATCGATTCACAAGGCGTCGGACTTCCCGGATATCAGCTCTGCAAGGCTATGGAGAACCCGACGTTATTCCTCACACGGAAGACAGCCGACCCCCTCCCTGTCGGTGACCATATCGACCTCAGGATGATCGATTACTCAAGTCCGGCGTTTTCGGAGAGGCTGAACGCGGGCGTGGCCCTGAAAAAGATCTTTGGGCTCCTGAAGTTCCTGCTCGTATCGATAAACCCGATGACCCGCTTCCACCCGGACATACTTCATATACATTCTCCCCTCTACCTGCTTCATGCCGCCTGGGCCCGTTTCATATTGAGATCAAAAATATGCATGACATTCCATGGGTCCGACCTGTTGAGGATAAAAAAGAATCCTTTTCTAAAATGGGTCCTTCCCCGCCTTGTAGACCTGTTCTTCCATGTGTCTCTCTCGATGCGAGCTGACCTCCAGAGCTTCCTGCCTCATTCCAGGATCATCTACACACCGAATGGAGTGGATCTGGACAAATTCAGGGACCTGGGGCTTTCCCGAAAAAAACAGGTCGTCGCAGTCGGCAATCTGCGCTGGCAGAAAGGGTACAAATACCTTATTGATGCTTTCTCCACACTCACCGACACTCAGTACGATCTCGTCATAGCCGGAGAGGGCCCGCTGAGAGATGAGCTTGAAAATCAGATCGAGGAAGCAGGCCTGACGGGAAAAGTCAGGATGCCGGGAAGACTGGATCATGACCAGCTGGTTAAACTTCTGGGAGAAAGCTCGATCTATGTGATGTCCTCTGTGTCAGAGGGATTCCCGAAAGCTCTTCTTGAAGCAATGGCCTGCGGTCTTCCCGTCGTCACTACAGATGCAGGTTGCTGTCAGGAGGTCGCTGTGGATGCAGGCATATGTGTTGATTGTTCTGATTCCGAAGCACTGGCAGCCGCCCTGAGAATGATCATTGAGGATCAGGGGTTGCGTCATTCGCTGGCCTCTCGAGCGGCAGCATCCGCTCCGATGTACAGCTGGGACGTATCCTGCGATATAGTCAGCTCAGCATATGATTCCCTTTGTGTCTGA
- a CDS encoding CDP-alcohol phosphatidyltransferase family protein — MESIAQLRDICRRDNDEDNRRTMMLAARVSIYFTRLFLLMKMSANQVTYLFTALGIVGALAFLGPGLYWAVAGYLLFRLHVIVDVSDGEVARYRQTFSPIGAYLDFITHYFVYNIICFSIPFRYWMDSGWSVALASGAVLMMGVTLNRAGVDCWFRANFGSSERDEIEEGRQGQEKSGLPGIAKKFVLSIGHITSIQSFLNVYILALIVERIFGTDIRAYLIPAYAIVLLSFSLGRIGYTIYRGKIPRRANYY, encoded by the coding sequence ATGGAATCTATCGCCCAGCTCAGAGATATATGCAGACGTGACAATGACGAAGACAATCGAAGGACCATGATGCTGGCCGCGAGGGTCTCAATATATTTCACAAGATTGTTCCTCCTGATGAAGATGTCCGCGAATCAGGTCACGTATCTGTTCACCGCGCTCGGCATCGTGGGCGCACTGGCATTTCTCGGCCCGGGACTCTACTGGGCCGTGGCAGGATACCTTCTCTTCAGACTCCATGTTATCGTCGATGTGAGCGATGGAGAAGTAGCGCGCTACCGGCAGACCTTCAGCCCCATAGGCGCCTATCTAGATTTCATCACTCACTATTTCGTATATAACATCATCTGCTTTTCCATTCCTTTCAGATACTGGATGGATTCGGGATGGAGCGTGGCACTCGCATCTGGAGCTGTCCTGATGATGGGCGTGACCCTGAACAGGGCCGGCGTCGACTGCTGGTTCAGAGCCAATTTCGGCAGCTCGGAAAGAGACGAGATCGAGGAAGGCCGCCAGGGCCAGGAGAAAAGCGGACTCCCCGGGATCGCAAAGAAGTTTGTTCTGTCAATCGGACACATCACAAGTATTCAGTCGTTCCTGAACGTGTACATCCTCGCCCTTATCGTGGAACGGATCTTCGGAACGGACATCAGGGCGTATCTGATCCCCGCGTATGCTATCGTGCTGTTATCATTCTCCCTTGGAAGAATAGGGTACACGATCTATCGGGGAAAGATCCCCCGGAGGGCTAATTACTATTGA
- a CDS encoding phosphocholine cytidylyltransferase family protein: MVEPEIMRVIILAAGMGERLYPLTKNSPKSLLEVGGGKTVLESQLDHIALAGIMDVTIVTGYKTEQIEAKVLGYEDMSISICYNPFFATSNNLISAWMAIRQTNENFVLVNGDDVFKPHVLSGLIESRNDITMVIDRKENYDEDDMKVVTGENRVFRVNKKIPSEDANGESIGMIFFRNKGHMIISETMEKMVRNKENMNIFYLAALQEIMDRGYPVNYFECSEDDWAEIDFHSDLSFIRQHIEKYAADIVNV; the protein is encoded by the coding sequence ATGGTGGAACCCGAAATCATGAGAGTGATCATTCTGGCGGCTGGTATGGGGGAGCGCCTTTACCCTCTCACGAAAAACAGCCCGAAAAGCCTGCTCGAAGTAGGCGGAGGCAAGACCGTACTGGAAAGCCAGCTGGACCATATAGCGCTGGCAGGAATCATGGACGTCACGATCGTGACGGGATACAAGACCGAACAGATAGAAGCGAAAGTACTCGGCTACGAAGATATGTCGATCTCGATCTGTTACAATCCTTTCTTCGCTACCAGCAACAACCTTATTTCCGCGTGGATGGCTATCAGGCAGACAAACGAAAACTTCGTCCTGGTAAACGGTGATGACGTCTTCAAACCCCATGTGCTGTCAGGCCTGATCGAATCACGAAACGACATCACCATGGTCATCGACCGGAAAGAGAATTACGACGAAGACGACATGAAGGTAGTGACCGGAGAAAACAGGGTGTTCAGAGTAAACAAAAAGATCCCGTCAGAAGATGCCAACGGCGAATCGATCGGTATGATCTTCTTCCGAAACAAGGGACACATGATCATATCCGAGACGATGGAGAAGATGGTCCGGAATAAGGAGAACATGAACATCTTCTACCTGGCCGCACTGCAGGAGATAATGGACAGGGGATACCCGGTGAATTACTTCGAATGCTCGGAGGATGACTGGGCCGAAATCGATTTTCATTCGGACCTGTCCTTTATAAGACAACATATCGAAAAATACGCAGCCGACATAGTCAACGTATAG